The Nocardia arthritidis genome has a window encoding:
- a CDS encoding peptidylprolyl isomerase, which translates to MTKVNLETNYGKIVLDLDDAKAPNTVRNFVDYVNSGHYSGTIFHRVIPGFMIQGGGFTPEMKQKGTQAPIQNEANNGLKNNKYTVAMARTNDPHSATAQFFINVADNDFLNHSAPTPSGWGYAVFGTVTEGSEVVDKIAGVATSSAGMHQDVPVDDVVIESASIG; encoded by the coding sequence ATGACCAAGGTGAATCTCGAGACGAACTACGGAAAAATCGTCCTGGATCTGGACGACGCGAAGGCGCCCAACACCGTGCGCAACTTCGTGGACTACGTGAACTCCGGCCATTACAGCGGCACCATCTTCCACCGCGTCATCCCGGGCTTCATGATTCAGGGCGGCGGCTTCACCCCGGAGATGAAGCAGAAGGGCACCCAGGCCCCGATTCAGAACGAGGCCAACAACGGCCTGAAGAACAACAAGTACACCGTCGCGATGGCGCGCACCAACGACCCGCACTCGGCCACCGCGCAGTTCTTCATCAACGTCGCCGACAACGATTTCCTGAACCACTCCGCACCGACCCCGTCCGGTTGGGGTTACGCGGTGTTCGGCACCGTGACGGAGGGCAGCGAGGTGGTCGACAAGATCGCCGGCGTCGCCACCTCTTCGGCGGGTATGCACCAGGACGTTCCGGTCGATGACGTCGTCATCGAATCCGCTTCGATCGGCTGA
- a CDS encoding acyl-CoA carboxylase subunit beta — protein sequence MSTTAEKLADLRKRLELAQEPAGEAGVAKRAKKGIPSARERINMLLDPGTFVEIGALVRKPGDPSALYGDGVVTGHGLVDGRPVAVFSHDQTVYGGSVGEMFGRKVAGIMEYAARVGCPVVGINDSGGARVQEAVTSLAWYAELGRRQEPLSGLVPQISMILGKCAGGAVYAPINTDVVVATEEAYMFVTGPKVIREVTGEDVSLEELGGAQSQAEYGNIHHVAKDEKAAFEWVRDYLSYLPTSCQELAPIVNPGLEPEVTESDLELNSLVPDSDNAGYDMHDILLRIFDDGAFHEVGASAGRNIITGFARVDGRSVGVVANQPMVYAGALDARASDKAAHFVRLCDAFEIPLVFVVDTPGFLPGVEQEKIGVIKRGGRFLFSFVEATVPKVTVVIRKSYGGGYAVMGSKQLGADVNLAWPTARIAVMGAESAVSLIGGKQIEAAPEEQRAAMRQQMIDFYNATMATPWVAAERGYIDAVIEPSATRLELRRALKLLRDKQLARNPRKHHLLPL from the coding sequence GTGAGCACCACTGCCGAGAAACTCGCCGATCTGCGAAAGCGCCTCGAGTTAGCGCAGGAGCCGGCGGGTGAAGCGGGGGTAGCCAAGCGGGCGAAGAAGGGTATTCCCAGCGCCCGCGAGCGGATCAATATGCTGCTGGATCCCGGCACCTTCGTGGAAATCGGTGCGCTGGTGCGTAAGCCCGGTGATCCGTCGGCGCTCTACGGCGACGGCGTTGTCACCGGGCACGGTCTGGTCGACGGCCGTCCGGTCGCGGTGTTCTCGCACGATCAGACCGTGTACGGCGGTTCGGTCGGTGAGATGTTCGGCCGCAAGGTCGCCGGGATCATGGAGTACGCGGCGCGGGTCGGCTGCCCGGTGGTCGGCATCAACGATTCGGGTGGCGCCCGCGTGCAGGAGGCGGTCACGTCGCTGGCCTGGTATGCCGAGCTGGGCCGCCGCCAGGAACCGCTATCCGGTCTGGTGCCGCAGATTTCGATGATCCTCGGCAAGTGCGCGGGTGGCGCGGTGTATGCCCCGATCAACACCGATGTGGTGGTGGCGACCGAGGAGGCGTACATGTTCGTCACCGGCCCCAAGGTGATTCGCGAGGTCACTGGCGAGGATGTGAGCCTGGAGGAGCTCGGCGGCGCGCAGAGCCAGGCCGAGTACGGCAATATCCACCACGTCGCCAAGGATGAAAAGGCGGCGTTCGAGTGGGTGCGCGACTATCTGAGCTATCTGCCCACCAGCTGCCAGGAATTGGCGCCGATTGTCAATCCGGGTCTGGAGCCGGAGGTCACCGAGAGCGACCTGGAGCTGAATTCGCTTGTGCCGGATTCGGATAACGCCGGGTACGACATGCACGACATCCTGTTGCGCATCTTCGACGACGGCGCCTTCCACGAGGTCGGCGCCTCGGCCGGCCGCAATATAATCACCGGATTCGCGCGGGTGGACGGCCGCAGCGTCGGTGTGGTGGCGAATCAGCCGATGGTGTACGCGGGTGCGCTCGATGCCAGGGCCTCGGATAAGGCGGCGCATTTCGTGCGGCTGTGCGACGCGTTCGAGATTCCGCTGGTGTTCGTTGTCGATACGCCCGGCTTCCTACCCGGTGTGGAACAGGAGAAGATCGGCGTCATCAAACGCGGCGGCCGATTCCTGTTCTCCTTCGTCGAGGCGACGGTGCCGAAGGTGACCGTGGTGATCCGCAAATCGTACGGCGGCGGTTATGCCGTGATGGGTTCGAAACAGCTTGGCGCGGACGTGAATTTGGCGTGGCCCACCGCGCGCATCGCGGTGATGGGCGCGGAGAGCGCGGTCAGCCTGATCGGCGGCAAGCAAATCGAGGCCGCTCCCGAGGAGCAGCGGGCGGCCATGCGCCAGCAGATGATCGACTTCTACAACGCCACCATGGCGACGCCGTGGGTCGCGGCCGAACGCGGCTATATCGATGCCGTCATCGAACCGTCGGCGACCAGGCTGGAGCTGCGCCGCGCCCTGAAGTTGTTGCGCGACAAGCAGCTTGCCCGCAACCCGCGCAAGCACCACCTGCTGCCGCTCTAG
- a CDS encoding arabinosyltransferase domain-containing protein, with translation MPDAATAVLTKPEPAAAVAPRDFHIARLIALIAGVLGALFALATPFLPVTQTTAVLNWPQDGKLGNLQAPLMSQVPIDLRATIPCSAVAQLPPQGGMLLATAPPQGERAPLEAMFVRVTDTAVDVLDRNAVVATAPRDRMGECSSIVISSDIKRTTAAFEGLSNEKGDPIEGQLVPDLRPQVVGVFSDLQGAVPQGLSLEMTVDTRFSSSPTLIKLVAMIAAVLGTVIALGALARLDSSDGRGHRRILPANWLKPTWADGGVIGVLLLWHFVGANTSDDGYILSMVRVAPHAGYMANYFRWFGVPEAPFGWYYYVIQAFAQISTASPWVRLPALFCAILCWMVISREVVPRLGRGVRHSKVALWTGGLVFLAFWLPYDNGLRSEPIVALGALLTWVSIERAIATGRLLPASVAVLFAAFTLAAAPTGLMCVAALLAGIRPMVRIVVRKRREFLAQGYGKWSATLPLLAPILSAGVLVLIAVYTDQTFAGIQEANRVRQATGPNLAWYEDYLRYYYLFVQTADGSLSRRFAFLIMLLCLFTTMLVLLRRRRVPGIASAPTWRLMGVVFGTIFFMMFNPTKWTHHFGAYAGIAGSLAAVTAVAVSASALRARKNRAIFLAGLLFVLAVAFSGQNAYWYVSSFGVPWYDKRISLHGYQSNTLMLILFGLALVLVGWFALREEYLPPEASPKSKRGKRIRKFAAVPLTVVAAFIVAVEVFSLVKGAVHQYPAYSLARSNFDALKGNSCGIANDVLVEPNVNGGNLTPIDDPAHPNKNGDPLAGPDPVGFDPNGVAKDLSADNVEVKPGTGNTSTQSVGAAFEKGQNAGTGGGEGARGVNGSTVALPFGLDPATTPVMGSYQKGVQQPAHLTSSWYQLAPRSADKPLVVISAAGRILSIDDTGDVLYGQSLLVEYGKKQPDGSVEKLGTYLPRDIGPAPSWRNLRVPLDKIDPSADAVRIVANDPILIGDQWLAFTAPRMPKLVSLNSFLGSEQPILEDWAVGLQFPCQRPLSHKNGVAEVPNYRILPDHPLAITSTNTWQAEEFGGLNGWAQMLAQSVTVPTYLKNDWARDWGSLERYDQYAAAKPADLETGTAERWGWWTPGRLRVG, from the coding sequence GTGCCCGACGCCGCTACTGCTGTCTTGACCAAGCCGGAGCCCGCTGCCGCGGTCGCTCCGCGCGATTTTCATATCGCGCGTCTGATCGCGCTCATCGCGGGGGTTTTGGGGGCGCTGTTCGCGCTGGCGACACCGTTCCTTCCGGTGACGCAGACGACGGCGGTATTGAACTGGCCGCAGGACGGCAAGCTCGGAAATCTGCAGGCGCCGCTCATGTCGCAGGTGCCGATCGATCTGCGGGCCACCATTCCGTGCTCGGCCGTCGCCCAGCTGCCGCCACAGGGCGGCATGCTGCTGGCCACCGCGCCGCCGCAGGGCGAGCGGGCCCCGCTGGAGGCGATGTTCGTCCGGGTGACGGATACCGCGGTGGATGTGCTCGACCGCAACGCCGTCGTGGCGACGGCGCCGCGCGATCGGATGGGCGAATGTTCGTCGATCGTCATCTCCTCGGATATCAAGCGGACGACCGCGGCGTTCGAGGGCCTCAGCAACGAGAAGGGCGACCCGATCGAGGGTCAGCTGGTGCCGGATCTGCGCCCGCAGGTGGTCGGCGTCTTCTCCGATCTGCAGGGCGCGGTGCCGCAGGGTCTGTCGCTCGAGATGACGGTGGACACCCGCTTCTCGTCGAGCCCGACCCTGATCAAGCTGGTCGCGATGATCGCGGCGGTGCTCGGCACGGTGATCGCGCTCGGCGCGCTGGCCAGACTGGACAGCAGTGACGGCCGCGGCCACCGCCGGATCCTGCCCGCCAACTGGCTGAAGCCGACCTGGGCTGACGGCGGTGTGATCGGCGTCCTGCTGCTGTGGCATTTCGTCGGTGCGAACACCTCCGACGACGGCTACATCCTGAGCATGGTCCGGGTCGCGCCGCACGCGGGCTATATGGCGAACTACTTCCGCTGGTTCGGCGTGCCGGAGGCGCCGTTCGGCTGGTACTACTACGTGATTCAGGCGTTCGCGCAGATCTCCACGGCCAGCCCGTGGGTGCGTCTGCCCGCGCTGTTCTGCGCCATCCTTTGCTGGATGGTCATCAGCCGCGAGGTGGTGCCGCGGCTCGGGCGCGGCGTGCGGCACAGCAAGGTGGCGCTGTGGACCGGCGGCCTGGTGTTCCTGGCCTTCTGGCTGCCCTACGACAACGGCCTGCGTTCCGAACCGATCGTCGCGCTCGGCGCGCTGCTGACGTGGGTTTCCATCGAGCGGGCCATCGCGACCGGACGGCTGCTGCCCGCCTCGGTGGCGGTGCTGTTCGCCGCGTTCACGCTGGCCGCCGCGCCGACCGGATTGATGTGTGTGGCGGCGCTGCTCGCCGGAATCCGGCCGATGGTGCGGATCGTGGTGCGCAAGCGGCGCGAATTCCTGGCGCAGGGCTACGGGAAATGGAGTGCGACACTGCCGCTGCTCGCGCCGATCCTGTCCGCGGGTGTGCTGGTGTTGATCGCGGTCTACACCGATCAGACCTTCGCCGGAATTCAGGAGGCGAACCGGGTGCGGCAGGCGACCGGTCCGAACCTGGCCTGGTACGAGGACTATCTGCGGTACTACTACCTGTTCGTCCAAACGGCCGACGGGTCGCTGTCGCGCCGCTTCGCCTTCCTGATCATGCTGCTGTGCCTGTTCACCACCATGCTGGTGCTGTTGCGGCGCAGGCGGGTTCCCGGCATCGCCAGCGCGCCGACCTGGCGGTTGATGGGCGTGGTGTTCGGGACCATCTTCTTCATGATGTTCAACCCGACGAAGTGGACCCACCACTTCGGCGCGTACGCGGGCATCGCCGGATCGCTCGCCGCGGTGACCGCGGTGGCCGTTTCGGCGAGTGCGCTGCGAGCCAGGAAGAATCGCGCGATCTTCCTCGCCGGGCTGCTGTTCGTGCTCGCGGTGGCGTTCTCGGGACAAAACGCCTACTGGTACGTGTCCAGCTTCGGTGTGCCGTGGTACGACAAGCGCATCTCGCTGCACGGCTACCAGTCGAATACGTTGATGCTGATCCTGTTCGGGCTGGCGCTGGTGCTGGTCGGCTGGTTCGCGCTGCGTGAGGAGTATCTGCCGCCGGAGGCATCGCCGAAATCCAAGCGCGGCAAGCGGATTCGCAAGTTCGCCGCCGTGCCGCTGACCGTTGTCGCCGCGTTCATCGTCGCGGTCGAGGTGTTCTCGCTGGTGAAGGGCGCGGTCCATCAATATCCGGCGTACTCGCTGGCGCGCTCGAATTTCGATGCGCTGAAGGGCAATTCGTGCGGTATCGCCAATGACGTGCTGGTCGAGCCGAACGTCAACGGGGGCAACCTCACTCCGATCGACGATCCGGCGCATCCGAACAAGAACGGTGACCCGCTGGCCGGGCCCGATCCGGTCGGCTTCGATCCGAACGGCGTGGCGAAGGATCTGTCCGCCGACAATGTCGAGGTCAAGCCGGGCACCGGCAATACATCCACCCAGTCGGTCGGCGCGGCCTTCGAGAAGGGGCAGAACGCGGGCACCGGCGGCGGTGAGGGCGCGCGGGGCGTGAACGGCAGCACCGTCGCGCTGCCGTTCGGCCTGGATCCGGCGACCACGCCGGTGATGGGCAGCTACCAGAAAGGCGTTCAGCAGCCTGCGCACCTGACGTCCAGCTGGTATCAGCTGGCGCCGCGTTCGGCGGACAAGCCGCTGGTGGTCATCTCGGCGGCGGGCCGCATCCTGTCCATCGACGACACCGGTGATGTGCTGTACGGCCAGTCGCTGCTGGTCGAATACGGCAAGAAGCAACCGGACGGCAGCGTCGAGAAGCTCGGCACCTATCTGCCGCGCGATATCGGCCCCGCACCGTCCTGGCGCAACCTGCGCGTCCCGCTCGACAAGATCGATCCGAGCGCCGACGCGGTGCGCATCGTCGCCAACGACCCGATCCTGATCGGTGACCAGTGGCTGGCGTTCACCGCACCGCGGATGCCGAAGCTGGTGTCGCTCAACAGCTTCCTGGGTTCGGAGCAGCCGATCCTGGAGGACTGGGCGGTGGGTCTCCAGTTCCCGTGCCAGCGGCCGCTCAGCCACAAGAACGGTGTCGCCGAGGTGCCGAACTACCGCATCCTGCCGGACCATCCGCTGGCCATCACCTCGACCAACACCTGGCAGGCCGAGGAATTCGGCGGTCTGAACGGTTGGGCGCAGATGCTGGCGCAGTCGGTGACGGTGCCGACCTATCTGAAGAACGACTGGGCCAGGGACTGGGGTTCGCTGGAGCGCTATGACCAGTACGCGGCCGCGAAACCGGCCGATCTGGAGACCGGCACGGCCGAGCGCTGGGGTTGGTGGACGCCCGGCCGGCTGCGGGTCGGCTAA
- the pks13 gene encoding polyketide synthase Pks13 (Pks13 is a key enzyme in mycolic acid biosynthesis.), which produces MADNEGTPQTEIVPAAADAVVAGTSDFLVGNEALKTGATTGISVSELREWMRRWIADATAQPLEQITVDRPMEEFGLASRDMLALGGDLEDVTGVVVTATVAYQHPTIAALAERIINGEPEVPEESADDAFYASYTPGEAHDIAIVGLSTRLPGAGDTPESTWEFLINRGDAIRERPEGRWSEFTSDPAVSAKVAEHNTRGGYLDQEVVKSFDAEFFAMSPIEVERVDPQQRLMMELTWEALEHARIPASSLRGEPVGVFIGTSTSDFQLIAALSLGEEDAGAPASAAAYGLTGSSSGIISNRISYFYDFRGPSVAVDTACSSTLVAVHQAVRALREGDADLALAGGVNMLLAPMITLGFDSIGAVAKDGRIKAFSSDADGMVRSEGAGLIVLKRLVDAERDGDRILGVIKGSAVNSDGRSNGIVAPNPEAQADVLRRAYRDAGIRPSDVDYIEAHGTGTLIGDPIEAEALGKVVGRGRDDDRPALLGSAKTNFGHLESGAGAASLAKVLMAFQHNVIPPSINFAGPNPYIPFEQSHLQVVTEPTEFPRYSGVATVGISGFGFGGTNAHVVVQEYVATPVVPEVTAEADGDIETTDVVAEAEAIVAQPEPEWSAERTEPLPVIIAVSGYLPSRRRRAAAELADWLESDAGQATPLADVARSLAKRSHWRSRGVVLAQTHEEAIAGLRAIAAGKPGTGVFTADSPATLGPVWVLAGFGAQHRKMGKQLYQENSIFRKAVDEVDELVQDEAGYSIREMFLDDAQDYNVGTSQVGIFTIQIGLAAVLRAHGAEPEAVVGHSMGEVAGAYLAGGLNLEDAVRVICARSRLMGEGEAMISDADVRNMAIVELSAADIEQLLAEYPEVETAVFAAPTNTVIGGPKDQVEAIVAQVEAAGKFARILPTRGAGHTSQMDPLLGELAAELAGIEPSKLKAGLYSTVNKEEFYRPGHDPVHNEDYWVKNMRHAVYFTNAVKLAVDTGYTTFLELAPNSVALMQVLGTTYAAGLHDAQLIPTLKRKEDEAAGVIAALAQLYVHGHKVDLPSLLPAGEYADIPRTTFLRKEFWPKVRMSSSGSARVPGSHVALPDGRHVWEVQAAAVTDAAELVKAAAAQVLSDVSLGASIPHAAVPGAGTLTTTLTPHPGGASVQVHAKEGNAFRLLLDAVVSSGAPLPEPVVAQAVPAVEEQAADLEVIETFGDRWDPNGSQTLEARLALIVAESMGYAVEDLPMEIPLMELGLDSLMAMRIKNRVEYEFDIPQLQISAVRDANLTEVGKVLRYAVDHRDEVQAMADKQASGEAGELGAGGDFVTAARAALAAGEDPAAAVKDAAGVTESVAAEADSQVVADSVSEPNSAGAEAVSPSASTDAVAPDAARAAEVAAPTDSPAAQEPVAPATPLPIEAAAVFADAESPNDDDNVPPRDAAERLAFGTWAVVTGKSAGGIFNTLPILEEEVAEKLAARLTERVGAEITVDDVLDSETIEELANVVRELQDSGADLDGFIRPLRPRAEGSNAVPVFVFHPAGGNTLVYEPLLKRLPAGTPMYGFERVEGSIEERARQYLPELRKIQGDGPYVLYGWSLGAVLALQVGQLLRAEGATVEFVGLIDLARTVEDEDNSPEERIRRIERYQAFAKKTYGVQGELDRETLEKLAAADDAQQFKMISDLIKMSDAKIPGGVLEHQKTSWVENRALQQVRPSRYDGNVVLYLADRYHDGAIELEPRFAHRRPNGGWDEYIENLEIIHIPGDHLQIVDEPRVARIGADLTAKLAEIEAKGAK; this is translated from the coding sequence GCAGATCACGGTCGACCGGCCGATGGAGGAATTCGGCCTGGCCTCCCGGGATATGCTCGCGCTCGGCGGCGACCTCGAGGACGTCACCGGCGTCGTCGTCACCGCGACCGTCGCATACCAGCATCCGACCATCGCGGCGCTGGCGGAGCGGATCATCAACGGTGAGCCGGAGGTGCCGGAGGAGTCCGCGGACGACGCCTTCTACGCGTCGTACACGCCGGGCGAGGCACACGATATCGCCATCGTCGGTCTGTCCACCCGGCTGCCGGGTGCGGGCGATACGCCGGAGTCGACGTGGGAGTTTTTGATCAATCGCGGTGATGCGATTCGGGAGCGGCCGGAGGGGCGGTGGTCGGAATTCACCAGTGATCCGGCCGTGTCCGCGAAAGTGGCCGAACACAATACGCGTGGCGGCTACCTCGATCAGGAGGTCGTCAAGTCCTTCGACGCGGAATTCTTCGCGATGTCGCCGATCGAGGTCGAGCGCGTCGATCCGCAACAGCGGTTGATGATGGAGCTGACGTGGGAGGCGTTGGAGCACGCCAGGATCCCCGCGAGCAGCCTCAGGGGCGAGCCGGTCGGCGTCTTCATCGGTACTTCCACCAGCGATTTCCAGCTGATCGCCGCACTGTCCCTCGGGGAAGAGGATGCTGGAGCACCCGCCTCGGCCGCGGCCTACGGCCTGACCGGTAGTTCCTCCGGCATCATCTCCAACCGGATCTCCTACTTCTACGATTTCCGTGGCCCCTCGGTCGCCGTCGATACCGCGTGCTCGTCCACGCTGGTGGCGGTGCATCAGGCGGTGCGCGCGCTGCGTGAGGGCGACGCCGATCTCGCCCTGGCGGGCGGCGTCAACATGCTTCTCGCACCGATGATCACGCTCGGCTTCGACTCGATCGGCGCGGTCGCGAAGGACGGCCGGATCAAGGCCTTCTCCTCGGATGCCGACGGCATGGTTCGTTCCGAGGGCGCAGGTTTGATCGTGCTCAAGCGGTTGGTCGATGCCGAGCGCGATGGCGATCGGATTCTCGGGGTTATCAAAGGTTCGGCGGTCAATAGCGACGGCCGGTCGAACGGCATTGTCGCGCCGAATCCGGAAGCCCAGGCCGATGTGTTGCGGCGGGCGTATCGAGATGCGGGTATAAGGCCGTCGGATGTCGACTATATCGAGGCGCACGGTACCGGCACTCTGATCGGCGACCCGATCGAGGCCGAGGCGCTCGGTAAGGTGGTCGGCCGCGGTCGCGACGACGACAGGCCCGCGCTGCTCGGCTCGGCCAAGACGAACTTCGGTCACCTGGAGTCCGGTGCGGGTGCGGCCAGCCTGGCCAAGGTGCTGATGGCGTTCCAGCACAACGTGATTCCGCCGAGCATCAACTTCGCGGGTCCGAACCCTTACATCCCGTTCGAACAGTCGCATCTGCAGGTGGTCACCGAGCCGACCGAGTTCCCGCGCTACAGCGGCGTTGCGACCGTTGGTATTTCGGGCTTCGGCTTCGGCGGTACCAATGCGCACGTCGTGGTGCAGGAATACGTGGCGACGCCGGTGGTGCCCGAGGTGACGGCCGAGGCCGACGGCGATATCGAGACCACCGATGTGGTCGCCGAGGCGGAAGCCATTGTGGCGCAGCCCGAACCGGAGTGGTCGGCCGAGCGCACCGAACCGCTGCCGGTGATCATCGCGGTGTCCGGCTACCTGCCGTCGCGCCGCCGTCGCGCCGCCGCCGAACTGGCCGACTGGCTGGAAAGCGATGCGGGACAGGCGACTCCGCTGGCGGATGTGGCGCGGTCGCTGGCCAAGCGCAGCCACTGGCGCTCGCGCGGCGTCGTGCTGGCGCAGACGCATGAGGAGGCCATCGCCGGGTTGCGCGCCATCGCGGCCGGTAAGCCGGGCACCGGCGTATTCACCGCCGACTCGCCCGCCACCCTCGGCCCGGTGTGGGTGCTCGCCGGATTCGGTGCGCAGCACCGCAAGATGGGCAAGCAGCTCTACCAAGAGAATTCGATCTTCCGCAAGGCCGTCGACGAGGTCGACGAGCTGGTACAGGACGAGGCGGGCTACTCGATCCGGGAGATGTTCCTGGACGACGCACAGGACTACAACGTCGGCACCTCGCAGGTCGGCATCTTCACCATCCAGATCGGTCTCGCCGCGGTGCTGCGCGCGCACGGCGCGGAACCCGAAGCGGTGGTCGGCCATTCGATGGGCGAGGTCGCGGGCGCGTACCTCGCGGGCGGGTTGAACCTGGAAGACGCCGTTCGCGTCATCTGCGCGCGTTCGCGCCTGATGGGCGAGGGCGAGGCGATGATCTCCGACGCCGACGTGCGGAATATGGCGATCGTCGAGCTCAGCGCCGCCGATATCGAGCAGCTGCTCGCGGAGTACCCGGAGGTCGAGACCGCGGTATTCGCCGCGCCGACCAACACCGTGATCGGCGGCCCCAAGGATCAGGTCGAGGCGATCGTCGCGCAGGTCGAGGCGGCGGGCAAATTCGCGCGCATCCTGCCGACCCGCGGCGCGGGCCACACCTCGCAGATGGATCCGCTGCTGGGCGAGCTGGCCGCCGAGCTGGCGGGTATCGAGCCGAGCAAACTGAAGGCCGGCCTGTACTCGACGGTCAACAAGGAAGAGTTCTACCGGCCCGGCCACGACCCGGTGCATAACGAGGACTACTGGGTCAAGAACATGCGCCACGCGGTGTACTTCACCAACGCGGTGAAGCTCGCCGTCGACACCGGGTACACCACCTTCCTGGAGCTGGCCCCGAATTCCGTTGCGCTGATGCAGGTTCTGGGCACCACCTACGCGGCCGGACTGCACGACGCGCAGCTGATCCCGACCCTCAAGCGCAAGGAGGACGAGGCGGCGGGCGTCATCGCCGCGCTGGCTCAGCTGTACGTGCACGGCCACAAGGTGGACCTGCCGTCGCTGCTGCCCGCGGGCGAGTACGCCGACATTCCGCGAACCACGTTCCTGCGCAAGGAATTCTGGCCGAAGGTGCGGATGTCCAGCAGCGGCAGCGCCCGGGTGCCCGGCTCGCATGTCGCGCTGCCGGACGGACGCCACGTCTGGGAGGTGCAGGCCGCGGCGGTGACCGATGCGGCCGAGCTGGTGAAAGCGGCTGCGGCGCAGGTGCTCAGCGATGTTTCGCTCGGCGCGTCGATCCCGCATGCTGCGGTCCCCGGCGCCGGGACGCTGACCACCACGCTCACCCCGCATCCGGGTGGTGCGTCGGTGCAGGTACATGCCAAGGAGGGCAACGCTTTCCGGCTGCTGCTCGACGCGGTGGTCAGTTCCGGCGCACCGCTGCCCGAACCTGTTGTGGCGCAAGCGGTTCCGGCGGTCGAGGAGCAGGCGGCCGATCTGGAGGTCATCGAGACCTTCGGTGATCGCTGGGATCCGAACGGCAGCCAGACCCTGGAGGCCCGGCTCGCGCTGATCGTCGCCGAATCCATGGGCTACGCGGTCGAGGATCTGCCGATGGAGATCCCGCTGATGGAACTCGGCCTGGATTCGCTGATGGCCATGCGCATCAAGAACCGGGTCGAATACGAATTCGATATCCCGCAGCTGCAGATCTCCGCCGTGCGCGACGCGAACCTGACCGAGGTCGGCAAGGTGCTGCGCTACGCCGTCGACCACCGCGACGAGGTCCAGGCCATGGCCGATAAGCAGGCCTCGGGCGAGGCCGGGGAGCTCGGTGCGGGTGGCGATTTCGTCACCGCGGCACGGGCGGCGCTCGCGGCGGGCGAGGATCCGGCGGCCGCGGTGAAGGATGCGGCCGGGGTTACCGAAAGCGTTGCGGCCGAGGCGGATTCGCAGGTTGTCGCGGATTCGGTGAGCGAGCCGAATAGCGCTGGGGCTGAAGCGGTTTCGCCTTCGGCGTCGACCGACGCTGTGGCCCCGGACGCCGCGCGCGCGGCCGAGGTTGCCGCACCGACTGATTCGCCTGCGGCGCAGGAGCCCGTCGCGCCCGCGACGCCACTGCCCATCGAGGCGGCCGCGGTCTTCGCCGATGCCGAATCGCCCAACGATGACGACAATGTGCCGCCGCGCGATGCGGCCGAGCGGTTGGCGTTCGGCACCTGGGCGGTGGTCACCGGTAAGTCGGCGGGTGGCATCTTCAATACGCTGCCGATTCTCGAGGAGGAGGTCGCCGAGAAGTTGGCGGCGCGACTCACCGAGCGGGTCGGCGCCGAGATCACGGTTGACGATGTGCTCGATTCGGAGACCATCGAGGAGTTGGCCAACGTCGTTCGTGAGTTGCAGGACAGCGGTGCCGATCTGGACGGCTTCATTCGTCCGCTGCGGCCACGGGCCGAGGGTTCGAATGCGGTGCCGGTCTTCGTCTTTCACCCGGCGGGCGGCAATACCCTGGTCTACGAACCACTGTTGAAGCGACTGCCCGCGGGCACCCCGATGTACGGCTTCGAGCGTGTCGAGGGTTCCATCGAGGAACGGGCTCGCCAATACCTGCCGGAGCTGCGCAAGATTCAGGGCGATGGCCCGTACGTGCTGTACGGCTGGTCGCTCGGTGCGGTGCTCGCGCTGCAGGTCGGTCAGCTGCTGCGAGCCGAGGGCGCGACCGTCGAGTTCGTCGGTCTGATTGATCTGGCCAGGACGGTCGAGGACGAGGACAACAGTCCGGAAGAGCGGATCCGCCGCATCGAGCGCTACCAGGCCTTCGCCAAGAAGACCTATGGCGTGCAGGGCGAATTGGATCGGGAAACGCTGGAGAAACTGGCAGCGGCCGACGACGCCCAGCAGTTCAAGATGATCAGCGATCTGATCAAGATGAGCGATGCGAAGATCCCGGGTGGCGTGCTCGAGCATCAGAAGACATCGTGGGTCGAAAACCGTGCGCTGCAACAGGTTCGGCCGAGTCGCTACGACGGGAATGTCGTGCTCTACCTCGCGGACCGCTATCACGACGGTGCGATCGAGCTGGAGCCGCGTTTCGCCCACCGCCGACCCAACGGTGGCTGGGACGAATACATCGAGAACCTCGAAATCATCCACATCCCAGGCGATCACCTCCAGATCGTCGACGAACCGCGCGTCGCCAGAATCGGCGCCGACCTGACCGCCAAGCTGGCGGAAATCGAGGCGAAAGGGGCCAAGTGA
- a CDS encoding winged helix-turn-helix transcriptional regulator, whose translation MPTSTAAQRRDREKQRYDAYLAECPARQLLDRISDKWVSLVLNALADGPLRYAELARIIAGVSPKMLTQTLRGLERDGLIERRITAAVPVRVDYELTELGRSLGPVMAAIKGWAEARMDDVLAARHEYDQRR comes from the coding sequence ATGCCGACGTCCACCGCCGCGCAACGCCGTGACCGGGAAAAACAGCGGTACGACGCCTACCTGGCCGAATGCCCGGCGCGCCAACTGCTCGACCGGATCAGCGACAAATGGGTGAGCCTGGTGCTGAACGCCCTCGCCGACGGCCCGCTGCGCTACGCCGAACTGGCCCGGATCATCGCGGGCGTGAGCCCGAAAATGCTCACCCAAACCCTGCGCGGCCTGGAACGTGACGGCCTGATCGAGCGCCGGATCACCGCCGCCGTCCCGGTCCGCGTCGACTACGAACTGACCGAATTGGGCCGCAGCCTGGGCCCGGTGATGGCGGCCATCAAGGGGTGGGCGGAGGCCCGAATGGACGACGTGCTGGCCGCCCGCCACGAATACGACCAGCGGCGTTAA